The Populus alba chromosome 4, ASM523922v2, whole genome shotgun sequence genome contains a region encoding:
- the LOC118036550 gene encoding auxin-responsive protein SAUR24-like, with protein sequence MMAIRLPRILQAKQNLLRGSSPARDVRKGYVAVYVGEEEKKRFVIPVSHLNQPSFQELLSKAEEEFGFDHQMGGLTIPCREDIFIDLTSRLNAS encoded by the coding sequence ATGATGGCTATTCGCTTGCCTCGTATTCTTCAAGCTAAGCAAAATCTTCTTCGAGGATCATCTCCAGCTAGGGATGTTCGAAAAGGCTATGTTGCAGTATAtgttggagaagaagagaagaaaagatttGTGATTCCAGTGTCACACTTGAACCAGCCTTCATTTCAAGAGCTGCTAAGTAAAGCTGAAGAGGAATTTGGATTTGATCATCAAATGGGTGGTCTCACAATTCCTTGTCGAGAAGACATCTTCATCGATCTCACTTCTCGCTTAAATGCGTCATAA